The Deltaproteobacteria bacterium genome segment TCAAGCTGGTCGACTTTGGCCTCGCCAGTCGCCTGAACCATGAATCTCGCAGTCAGGCCGGCACACTCGCCTACATGGCTCCGGAGATCCTTTCCCGATCCTCGAAGATCGATCATCGGGCCGATCTCTACTCCCTCGGCATCCTCCTGCTTCGAGTCCTGAACCGAGACTGGCCTTTCGACATCCATGACAGTCATAAAATTATGCAATGGCATCTCAAAGGGGATCTTTCGCAAATTCACTGGAAGGACCCCCTTCCCCCAAAACACCTTCAGGAGTTGATTCTTAAATTGATTGCAAAAAACCCCTCAGACCGATTCTCCAATGCCAGAGTCGTTTTGAATTTTCTGAATCTCGCTACAGGCAAAAAATATCTCTCCACTGAAAAAACATTAAGCCGTTCGATTCCCAAAGAGGGCCCTCTGATAGAACGAGAAGAGATCATGGGAGAAATCCAGTCCCATTTCAGAAGCTGTTTTTTTTCGGCGACGGCAAAACCGCTTTCTTCCGTAATCCTGATCTCTGGAGAACAGGGGATCGGCAAAAGCCGAATACTGGAAGAAACAAAACTTTTTATTCAACCCCATGAAATCCCTACTTACGAACTTACCTGCGACTGGAACATCCCAACCTGGCCTCGACTCGCCCAACTCCTGAATCTTTCCGAAGAAGAAATACCGGCTGTTGAGGAACCGCTTTCGATCGCCGGAGAGGAATCGACAGAGGGATGGCTTCCTTTGAGACATGCCCATCATCTGATGGAGAGGGCCAGAACCGCCCCTTTCTGTCTCCTGCTGGACGATCTCCACAAGGCCGAACCTGAGATGAAAGAAACGCTTTCGATCGTCATGACAAAATCGAAGCTTGAACGAAAAGAAGGCCGTGGCTCCCCTTTTCTGATTCTGGCAACGAGCCAGGATTCAGGGGGAATCCGCCTCCCTCGTTTGAGTGAACAAGGAATCTCCCAATACTGCTCTCATCTCTTGGGCCAGCAGGAAAAAATCCGAGAGGTCGCCCATCTTTTGAAACAGTACAGTGGAGGTCTCCCGCTCCTCGTGGTGGAAGGACTCCAATTTCTGGCTCCTGACTTCTTCGAAGGGAAAAAATTGGATGAAATACTCCCTCCCCCTCAGTTCTCACTCCTCTACCGTGATCGGTTGGAAATGCTTTCCGGACAAGAGCGAGAGGCGATTCAAATCGCCGCCCTCCTCTTCCGCCCTTCTTCTGAAAAAGAGTTTTCCGAAATTCTTCATCTTTCCGAAAAAGAGACCGGCCCGATTTTCGAAAAAATGGTCCGATCGGGGCTGATCCGGAAGGAGATGGGCCCATCAAAAATCAGTTACGAGCTCTCCTCTCAGGCACTCGCGTTGGAGATGATCAAAACGATCGAACCTGAAAAAAAGAAGGGACTTCACCAAAAAATCGCCTTGGGACTCGAAAAACAGTCAGAAAAAAGTATCGAGGAACTCGCCTATCATTTCGCTTCCGGTGGAGAAAAAGAAAAGGCCCAAAGGCTTTATGAAGAAGCAGCAAGAGAGCTAAAAGAAAAAGGCCTCATTTCCCAAGCAGTGGAATGTCTCAAACGTGCCTCCTCACTCTGTGAGGAAGAATCCTCTCGAGCCGACACCCTGAGATTCCAGTTAGTCCGGCTTCTCGCCCTTTCCGGCTCATTTCGCGAAGCTCAGGAGAAGGCAAAAAAACTCCCGAAGAATAGTTCTGTGGAACAGGAAGAAATTAAGGGATGGCTTGCCTTTAAACTGCGCCGCTTCTCCGAGGCACAGGCCTCCTATGAGAGCGCCTTGAATCTGCTCCCCCCCTCCCCTTCCTTAAAAAAAGTCCTCCTTTATAATGCCTTGGCCAATGTGGATCTCCAGACAGGAGACGTTGATGGGGCGATAAGGCTTTTCAAAAATTCACTAAAACTCGAAAAAGACCTCCCTCACGAAGAACAATCACAGATCCATAACAATAATTTGGGATTGGCCCTTTCGCTTCATGGGCAGACAGACGAGGCGATCCGCTTCGCCGAAGATCGTCTCCTGCGGGTTCAAGGGCGATCGACACCTGAAGCGATCCATCTCTTAAATAATCTTGGTTTTGTCTTGCTCGGCTCTTCTCGCTATGGGGAGGCGATTGAAAAACTTCGGAGGGCACTTGAACTTTCTGAAAAAACAGGGGCGCATCATCTTCTTTTTACCATCTTGGGAAATCTCACAACCGCCTATCTGAAAGAGAACCGTTATCCGGAGAGTCTCTCTATACTGCAAAAGATGGTCTCCTATCAGGAGAGGCTGGGGACAACACGGGACATCGCGTTTAACTGGCTGAGACAAGGAAGCGTCTACCTGACGCTTGGGATGAAAGAGATCTCTGCGGAATGTTTCTCCAAGGGAAAGGAATTGGCCGACGAGAACCAGGACCAGTCGCTTCAAGGATGGATCCTCTTGATGCAAGGATATTGGGAAAGGGAGTTTGGGAGCTCATCATCGGCCGAAAAAGTTTTGAATGAAGCGCGATCCCTGGCTCAAAAATCCGAACTCCCCGATCTCCTGCTCTGGATAGAATATGCGTTGGCTGACCTTGATTACGAAAACGGGGAAATCACCTCCTGCGAGAAAAGGATCAAAACAATTGAGCAGAAAAAACCGCCTTCTCACGATGAAGAATTTCTTGCCCGCATTGAGCTTCTGAAGGCCAAACTCGATCCTTCCCTCTGTGAACCCCTTGAACGTTTCTGCCAGCAACATGGTTTCCGGGAAATTTTGTGGGAACTCTATCACACCTGGGGACTGCACAAAAAAAAGGAAGGTTCTCTGGAACAAGCAGCCAGTTTGATGAAAAAGGGGATCGATATCATTGAGTCTATTGTTCAGCTTCTCCCCGAAGAGTACCGTGATCGCTATCGTCAACAACAATCCAGAAAAAAACTGGAGCAAGATTGGAAGGAGGTTTCCGCTATGGCCCAAGAACAGTTTCTTTCGCGTCTCCTCGAGGTGAACAAAAAGATGGTCTCCGAACATGATCCGCAGAGACTCCTGGAATTTATCATGGACACGGCGATCGAGCTCTCCGGCGCTGAGGAGGGGTTTCTGCTGCTCCCGGACGGTCAGGGAGGATTTGAACCAAAGATCGCAAGGAACATTCAGAAAGAGAATCTTGAGGCGATTCAATTCTCCCAATCAGTTGCCAAAGAGGTCCTTCGAACAGGGCAGGCTCTTTTTTCTCTGAATGCCTTTGAAGACCTGAAGGCCTTCAAAAGTGTGATCAGTCTGGAACTCAAAACAGTCGCCTGTGTTCCTCTGAAGGCCCAGAACAAGGTAATCGGCGTCATCTACCTCGATACAGAGAAAGAGTTGCCCCCTCTCAAGAGAGAAGTCCTTCCTGTCCTGGAGGCCTTCGCCGATCAGGCGGCGATCGCCCTGAAAAACGCCTGGCTCTTTCAGGAGAGGGAAACTTACAGCCAAAAACTTGCCGAAGATCTTTCCGACACGAAACGAGTCGTTGAGGAGCAGTCCCAACAGATCCATGAACTCGCAAGCATGGTCTCTCAAAAACCACGCCGGACACTTTTTCCGTATGAGAGGATCATTGGCAAATCGAAGAAGATCGAAGAGGTCTTGAAGACCCTGGATAAGGTCACGAACACGCAGGTCCCTATCTTCATCTTCGGAGAAACAGGGAGCGGCAAGGAACTCCTCGCCCGTGCCCTGCATGAGAATAGTGTCCGAAAAGCAAAATCGTTCGTCGCGATTAATTGCTCCGCCTTCCCTGAGACAATTCTCGAGAGTGAACTTTTTGGCTACTACAAGGGAGCCTTTACGGGCGCCGATCAGGATCGAAAAGGACTTTTTGAAGAGGCGAATGAAGGAACCCTCTTCCTCGATGAAATCGGGGAGATGAGCCTTGCGATGCAGGCCAAACTGCTGCGGGTCATTCAGGAAAAGGAGATCATGAGGGTCGGAGGACGAACACCGATCAAGATCAATGTCCGGATCGTCTCCGCCTCCAACAAAGACCTCAAGAAGATGGTTCGTGAGGGGAAATTCCGGGAAGACCTCTATTTTCGAATAGCCGGAATGACACTCACACTCCCTCCCCTTCGGGAAAGAAAAGAGGACATCCCACTTCTGGTAAAACATTTCGTTGAGAAGATAAAAAAGGAAAATCGATTGCCAAAGAATCTCAAGTTCTCGCGAGAGGCAATGAATACGCTGATCCTCTATCCATGGCCCGGGAATATTCGGGAGCTTGAGCAATGCCTCACAAACGCCTGTCTGCTAGCTGAAGGAAGCGAGATCAAGGCGGAGCATATCATTCTCCAGAAAGACCTCTATGAAAAGAGCGGGGAAGACAATCTCGCTCGATCCTCTCAGGATGTTTTTCTTCTTAATCCTGAGAAAAAGTGGGAGGACTACGAAAGGGAAATCCTCTTAAAGACTCTCGATCTCTGTGGAGGGAACAAGAGCGAGGCGGCGAGACGACTCGGCCTCTCACGACTGACGCTTCATAAAAAGATCAAGGCATATGAGATCCCGGACTCGTCAAAATAACCGAAAAACCAGAATCATTTTTCCGAAATGGAAAAGACGATTCCGATTTCGCTACTCCAAAACCAAAACAATTCACCTTCATGATCCTGTATTGTAATCGACTGGGGACTGGTACCCCTTTTGATGGGGGGGTTAAAGATCACACATTCAATGTTTGAAAAATAAGGACTAGTATCAGGCTTGAGTTTTATTTCAGCGAATGAGGTTTCTACAGAGGGAGAAGTGAAGGCAATCATAAAATGTCTGTTTTTATTCTGGGTCGCACTCCTACTTTCAAGCACCTCCAAGGCTTGGGCGGTCGATCTTGGTTTTTCACTTGCCCTGGTCGACCCGCCTGACTCCACCCTGTTGGGGACGGAGATTCACTGAGGTGGGTGAAGGAGAGGATCTAGAGACACTTAACCGATGTACCTTTAGACATCCATCGCGTGAATATGCGAACGAAGAATGGTTAGAATTATTAATACCAACTACATTCCCCTTGCCGGAGGAGTCGGAGCCTGTTGCCATAAATTTTTCTGATTGGCTGATCCCAGAGGCATTTGCCCAGGAAGTTGAACGACTCTATTGGAGTTTGGAAGAACGGGAACTTGTCGCAATCCTCATGAGACGGGCAGCGGAAAATATCGAAAATGCTATTGAGAGAAATGACGTAGAAGAGGTAGGTAATGTCGGTTCTGAATTCCGCCTCTATGTAGAATTTGCCCGTCAGGTTGCCTTATGGTTTTCCCATGTCCTTGCACCGAATACCTTTGTTGACTGCCCCCAAGGGCATGAAAGGTTTTGTAACGAAACCATCCCTTTTTGGATTTGGTGGGGGGATGGAGGAATGGGCGGATTAAATTTTGGGGTTAACGCAATTGAAGTCAGCCAAAGGTTTTCGCCTTTAAGTGACACAACTATTTCAATAGTGGCTCATGAGGCAACCCACTCGGTCACTCGATGGCTCTTCCCAAGTTCAACTTTTTCCTCTGAGGAACGAGTCCTTCGTGCCTATATGGATGAGTCAACCGCGTTCATCGTAGAAGCCATAATAATGCACTTCCTTGATTCGGTTGCTTGCCGCAATTCCTGTATGAACGACAGCGCCCCTGCTTTCTGCGACACAATCTGCTCACGAACCTCCGGTCTGTCGTTCTGTCCTCCTCCTGAGACTGAAGGATCAGGCGGAGGCTCCGGCGGAGGAGACTCCGGAGGGACAGGTGATAGCGGCGGGGGATCGGGTGGTTCTTCCGAGGGAGATACATTAACAGATTGTCGTCGGGGTGTTCTGGATCTGGTGAGTGACGGGCTTTGGCCGTTTCTAGGAGAAGTTTGCGTGGACGGATCGGGAAACTATGTAGCTGGAGGGCCGAGAGATGACGATTGGGTCGGATGTCGGGCCGATGGGACTGTCGGAACTGGATGGGGAGTAGCGCCGAACCCGTACGGGGCTCTAATCACCGGTGGGAATGCTTTCTTGTGGGGGATCAGTTATGGTTCTAATGATGGGTATTATTGTTCGTACAACTGTTCGCTGGGAACAGATCTTGGTGGATTTCTGGCCTGTTGGTGTGCTCCAGACCTGGAGGCTGTACTTGGTGGAAGGTGTCGTTATGGTGGCTTTTTATAGAAAGGGATCTCAAAAAGCGGCCTTGGTCTTCGCCTCTACTTTTTTGCATGGTCGAACATCGATGGCTTCACGTGGGTGACGTCAGCCGCCCACGCTTGCACAACGATAACGGATGGTTGGGGCACCTGGTGCTATTACGAGCAGGTCAACTATTGCATCATCGACCGGTCCTAAACCTTCCTCGCGATCAAACCCCTACTTTTTCAATTTCTCCCGTTTTTCCTCTTTGATGATCACCAATTTTTTTCTTGTTTTTTCATTTTTTAAACTTATAATTTCACACTATGAGTCAATTATCCCCTTTATCGACACTGATTGATGCCCAAGTCAAAAAAGCGGCCACCGAGTTTTGCAAGCGTCGGGGGTTGAAGCTCCGTTCGCTGGTGGAGCAGGCATTGGTAGAACAGTTGGAGGACGAAATGGATCTGGAGGCCTATCATCAGCGTCGGTCTGAAGAGACTATTCCGCTCGAAAAAATTCTTGCTGGTCGCAAAAGCCGGAAATCCTGATGGCTTCGTATCGGATCGAATTTGTCAAAAGTGCTCGCCAGGAGTTTGATCGCCTTCCGGCAAAGGTACATGGGAAGATCGTGGAGGCGTTAAGGTTTCTGTCGGAGAACCCCTATTCCGAGCTCCTTCGCATCAAAAAAATGAAAGGAGTTCCATCTCTCTATCGCATCCGTATTGGTGATTATCGGGTTGTTTATGAAGTAAGAAACGAGTCGCTGGTTGTCTTAGTAATCAAGATTGGTCATCGCCGAGAGGTTTATCGAAATTTATAAACCTGAGGCCACGAGACTGCGTTATCGACCGGTCGTAGTCATTTGGGGTTATTTTCTTCTCAGGAAATAATTTCATAATTCTCCTCGATCACCTTGCGAAATTCATCGCTGATCGAGTTCCGTTCCAGCAGATCAACCCGGATCGGCAGGTCCGATTTCTCAACGGTACAGATGCAAAAACGAACTCTTCGCCTTTTTCCTCCTTTGCTGTATACTTTCTGATGTGGGTTCGTCAGTGCCAATGAAAAGAAAAACAGCGATGGTCCTCTCGGGAGGCGGTGCACGTGGCGCCTATGAGGCGGGGATCATCCACTACATCAGGACGGCGCTCCCCTCTTCCGTTCGCAACCGTCATTTCGACATCCATTGTGGTTCCTCCGTCGGGGCGATCAACTCCTGTTTCATGGCAGCGACCGCGGATGACCTCGCCTACCAGGGAAAGATGTCGCGCGAAATCTGGGAAAACCTACGAGCCGACCAGATCTTTCGGCGCGATACGATAGCCCTCTTTGATTTTCTGACCAAGGGGGGCAAGGGAATCTTGCTCAACATGATCCGCGGCAGCTGGCTCAAAAAGGGAACGACCCATTTCGAGGGGTTTCTCAACACCTCCCCCTTCCTCCCGTTTCTTGAAAAGGCGATTCCCTGGGAAAAGATTACCAAAAATATTGACAGTGGTCTGATCCAGGCCCTCTCGGTTTCAGCGACGAATGTCTTCACCGGACGTTTCGAACTGTTTATCCAAAAAAATCCGGAGGTGGAATATACCGGAGAGTACATTACTCATTTTACGAAGATTCAGCCGATCCATGCGAAGGCCTCAGCCGCAATCCCGATTATTTTTCCGACTGTGTTGATTGACGGGATCGCCTATACCGATGGGGGGCTCCGGCTTAACACACCGATGTCCCCTGCCATCCAGCTCGGAGCCGACGCTATTT includes the following:
- a CDS encoding sigma 54-interacting transcriptional regulator, which translates into the protein MEKLLRSTAGVYHLIRKIGEGEFGAVWLATEADSKRDIALKFLKLEGLRHDLIERFKQEFSILAALRHPHLAKVFDFGFSEEDQQYFFTSEYFPGQDLFLATPEPTTPMTEEILVQILSALDYIHSQGVIHFDIKTQNVLATFQKGHPLIKLVDFGLASRLNHESRSQAGTLAYMAPEILSRSSKIDHRADLYSLGILLLRVLNRDWPFDIHDSHKIMQWHLKGDLSQIHWKDPLPPKHLQELILKLIAKNPSDRFSNARVVLNFLNLATGKKYLSTEKTLSRSIPKEGPLIEREEIMGEIQSHFRSCFFSATAKPLSSVILISGEQGIGKSRILEETKLFIQPHEIPTYELTCDWNIPTWPRLAQLLNLSEEEIPAVEEPLSIAGEESTEGWLPLRHAHHLMERARTAPFCLLLDDLHKAEPEMKETLSIVMTKSKLERKEGRGSPFLILATSQDSGGIRLPRLSEQGISQYCSHLLGQQEKIREVAHLLKQYSGGLPLLVVEGLQFLAPDFFEGKKLDEILPPPQFSLLYRDRLEMLSGQEREAIQIAALLFRPSSEKEFSEILHLSEKETGPIFEKMVRSGLIRKEMGPSKISYELSSQALALEMIKTIEPEKKKGLHQKIALGLEKQSEKSIEELAYHFASGGEKEKAQRLYEEAARELKEKGLISQAVECLKRASSLCEEESSRADTLRFQLVRLLALSGSFREAQEKAKKLPKNSSVEQEEIKGWLAFKLRRFSEAQASYESALNLLPPSPSLKKVLLYNALANVDLQTGDVDGAIRLFKNSLKLEKDLPHEEQSQIHNNNLGLALSLHGQTDEAIRFAEDRLLRVQGRSTPEAIHLLNNLGFVLLGSSRYGEAIEKLRRALELSEKTGAHHLLFTILGNLTTAYLKENRYPESLSILQKMVSYQERLGTTRDIAFNWLRQGSVYLTLGMKEISAECFSKGKELADENQDQSLQGWILLMQGYWEREFGSSSSAEKVLNEARSLAQKSELPDLLLWIEYALADLDYENGEITSCEKRIKTIEQKKPPSHDEEFLARIELLKAKLDPSLCEPLERFCQQHGFREILWELYHTWGLHKKKEGSLEQAASLMKKGIDIIESIVQLLPEEYRDRYRQQQSRKKLEQDWKEVSAMAQEQFLSRLLEVNKKMVSEHDPQRLLEFIMDTAIELSGAEEGFLLLPDGQGGFEPKIARNIQKENLEAIQFSQSVAKEVLRTGQALFSLNAFEDLKAFKSVISLELKTVACVPLKAQNKVIGVIYLDTEKELPPLKREVLPVLEAFADQAAIALKNAWLFQERETYSQKLAEDLSDTKRVVEEQSQQIHELASMVSQKPRRTLFPYERIIGKSKKIEEVLKTLDKVTNTQVPIFIFGETGSGKELLARALHENSVRKAKSFVAINCSAFPETILESELFGYYKGAFTGADQDRKGLFEEANEGTLFLDEIGEMSLAMQAKLLRVIQEKEIMRVGGRTPIKINVRIVSASNKDLKKMVREGKFREDLYFRIAGMTLTLPPLRERKEDIPLLVKHFVEKIKKENRLPKNLKFSREAMNTLILYPWPGNIRELEQCLTNACLLAEGSEIKAEHIILQKDLYEKSGEDNLARSSQDVFLLNPEKKWEDYEREILLKTLDLCGGNKSEAARRLGLSRLTLHKKIKAYEIPDSSK
- a CDS encoding type II toxin-antitoxin system RelE/ParE family toxin, with the protein product MASYRIEFVKSARQEFDRLPAKVHGKIVEALRFLSENPYSELLRIKKMKGVPSLYRIRIGDYRVVYEVRNESLVVLVIKIGHRREVYRNL
- a CDS encoding patatin-like phospholipase family protein; the protein is MKRKTAMVLSGGGARGAYEAGIIHYIRTALPSSVRNRHFDIHCGSSVGAINSCFMAATADDLAYQGKMSREIWENLRADQIFRRDTIALFDFLTKGGKGILLNMIRGSWLKKGTTHFEGFLNTSPFLPFLEKAIPWEKITKNIDSGLIQALSVSATNVFTGRFELFIQKNPEVEYTGEYITHFTKIQPIHAKASAAIPIIFPTVLIDGIAYTDGGLRLNTPMSPAIQLGADAIFMIGLHHRGTGEKIPSHGIHGHQPSLGQVLSRVMNSIFLDRTQYDMEQLERINRIIDWGEELYGKNFMTDLNAMLQKKNIRGDIANRGLKRLKVFRIRPSEDIGELFSHIFQRHRDKHFTLFEKFMLRFLDVDPTGGIDFLSYIGFIPEYLKKLLELGFEDAKSNRQAIIEFLES